DNA from Egicoccus sp. AB-alg2:
GCGCCCGGCGTCAGGGCTCGCCGGCCCCGTCGACGCTCGCCGTCTCGGGGGCCGCGTCGAAGTCGGCCATCGCGTCGGGGATCAGGCCCTCCAGGGCGTCCTCGGCCTCGGCGGGCGTCACCCGCCGTTCCTCGGGCTCGAAGCGCAGCACCGTGTCGACGTAGCTGCGGGCCGCGTCCCACAGTCCGGCGTCGGCGCCCTTGAGCTCGGACAGGTGGTGCCAGTGGTCGATCACCTCGTGGAACAGCTCGGCGGGCTCGCGTTTGCCGCGCAGGTCCTCGGGGACCATCGCGACGATCGGGTCGAACGACTTCTCGATCCAGCGGCGGGCGATCACGCCCTCGGGGAGCTGGCGGCCCTCCTCGGCCTGCAGCCAGGCGCCGAAGTTGTGGATGTCGTTGAGCAGGCGGCGCGCCTGGTTCTCCTGCACGTCCAGGCCGGTCAGGTCGCGCAGGATGCGCCGGTAGCGGCCCGGCTCCAGCACCGACGTCTTCAACACCATGCGGGTGAGGCCGGGGTCGACGCTGTCCTGGACCAGCTCGAGCTCCTCGACGTCGTAGCCGAGCTCGTTGATCCGCCGCAGACGGTCGTGGATGCGGTAGCGCTCGTCGTCGCTGAACAGCTCGTCACGGGTCAACTCGGCCCACAGGTTGTCGTAGCGCTCCTGGAGCTCGGCCCCGAGCTCGAAGGGGTCCAGGTCGGCGGACAGCACGCCGGCGGCCTGCAGGTCCAGGAGCTCGCCGCCGCACTTCTCGATGGCCAATTCCACGTCCATCCGGCGCTGGCCGGCGGACAGGTCGTCGTAGAGCTCGCCCGTCTCCGTGTCCACGACGTAGGCCGACAGCCGGCCGGCGTCGC
Protein-coding regions in this window:
- a CDS encoding DUF4032 domain-containing protein, which codes for MRFQLTARTGHPDFLDLPWNQPLAEWESPRLVEMPMGIHRHVVRTVKYEDRLYHLKELPRRFADREWRFLRHLKAEGVPVVDVVGVVSRRETPDGAPLEAVLITEHLEFSVPYRLLFLRQEHRRIREPMVDALVHLLVRIHLQGFLWGDCSLSNTLFRRDAGRLSAYVVDTETGELYDDLSAGQRRMDVELAIEKCGGELLDLQAAGVLSADLDPFELGAELQERYDNLWAELTRDELFSDDERYRIHDRLRRINELGYDVEELELVQDSVDPGLTRMVLKTSVLEPGRYRRILRDLTGLDVQENQARRLLNDIHNFGAWLQAEEGRQLPEGVIARRWIEKSFDPIVAMVPEDLRGKREPAELFHEVIDHWHHLSELKGADAGLWDAARSYVDTVLRFEPEERRVTPAEAEDALEGLIPDAMADFDAAPETASVDGAGEP